The Paramicrobacterium fandaimingii DNA segment CGGCGAGACCGGCGGCGACGCCGAAGAGCATGACGAAAAGCAGTTCCATGCTGAAAGCCTATGCGACGAAGCCGATGCGGCGGGACTCTTCATTGCCAAGCTCAACGTAGGCGACGCCCTCGGTGGGAATCACGTAGACGTTGCCCTTGTCGTCAGCGAGCTCGAAGAACGGTGCCTTGTCGCTGAGCGCGGTGCCGATCGTCTTCTTGACGTCGTCGATTGCCGAGTCTGTCGAGAAGTTGATCTCACGGGGGCTGTTGGTGATTCCGATGCGAATGTCCACGTGTGTCCCTTTCTTCGTGCTACACGCTCAACACTACGGCACCGCAGCGACCGCCGAAGACCGCGCGATACAGCCGACAGCGAACAGCTTCGCGCCCCGCCGCTGTCGGTGCGGGACGGTACCGTGTTCACTGTGACGCAGACGATTTTCGCCCCGCTCTCCGACGGTGACAAGCATCCGGATGCTCCCGCGCTCGACGCGTCGCAGCGCGCCGTCGTCGAGGCACCCTCTGGCAGACACTACGCCGTTGCCGGGGCACCGGGAAGCGGCAAGACGACAACGCTCATCGAGGTGATCGCCGACCGTGTGCAGAACCGCGGGATCGCGCCAGATGAGGTGCTCGCCATCGTGCCGTCGCGGCTTGCGGCGAATCGCTTGCGCGATGCTCTCG contains these protein-coding regions:
- a CDS encoding DUF3107 domain-containing protein, producing MDIRIGITNSPREINFSTDSAIDDVKKTIGTALSDKAPFFELADDKGNVYVIPTEGVAYVELGNEESRRIGFVA